The following proteins come from a genomic window of Plasmodium vivax chromosome 3, whole genome shotgun sequence:
- a CDS encoding hypothetical protein, conserved (encoded by transcript PVX_000855A) → MGTTNNLKEVHSASGAGYINKHQVEKHGSVPSLEGTKREYLPIGNPNMEVFHSLNFQNDMYMGPGEGDALGGLGMVKERVVFRSGAGVDPPTGELPLTNGSSSGNLYDSRDGDPPHTVDALFSANKYKVKKIKETHSISSDYKQKKNLTSILPFEKIMEEYEIQSLYPQSKVKDLYNHQNVYEEKGRHNLTSLSGHLANGTMRKELSVESSEGTSPYLSKGSTLMYGAQYTCGASVDSSSFGGVNRAEERHTSAGSCGQTGPLGHAASGMSHAANMMGQGAPLQVEPNKQVQNAKAKETEEANAEALPHDNCEQTEQCTQNNLLEMYDYKQNKKVIYYAVKNHYDPTKEMLKKEREKGKGNYPPGRNQVYQSDIYDYLLHHYEKNYKHIFGSRCTDQAAFKGEPKEFLAREANPHGGSADGNKGGDTNGTYIAGGVLNTNDYHNGGDVGNSKGRSGNATQRSGGEGNQGNVVEGAMADGPRGTHLYPKSSYSRGVNDVNDVEEVTPLNGREGNAYQTSAEISNLCDEDAMDLYKHIGEVYTPRPKLFVYAVKDDAEGERRPMEGSPMEGSPIEGSPIEGSPIEGSPIEGSPIDEVPPRGDTPPGDFPLQINKEMKKIFKRMEHKNTVVISNVGVKTGSSTFSNHILNSGQERGFPGGAAGQSNCVYAHVMASPNKVSYVYLDFDKLALGGGRGKGGGDRRKSGDGMRGGDRAKGGDRTKGGDRTKGGDREKSGDDRVKRGDGTKRGLSAKLSGRSGSAGRGSRADGDPPGEVNKLVALSFYLSNIVIFHINSESCSKAFGLLAQYYDVVRHIRERAQRGGKGGSKGSSKGGSHGQGGASPGDPPQSGSEGEKFGEDNYEGGNFERDNFEGDNLEEDSFQEDHLTPPHFLFVLRDATLGREPGAAEPKRVPPKMPRSSPANPLPTGDEPSTRAQQLLEELIEGVKNPVVQKKVKYFLNFLEKKSLFHLPPPKEKNKEEYARQMKKIKKEIFINGKNVENMYSNGGTYVYKYLNMLRYTINRNIFYSPNYLKKKMESCECKTLYKVLTDNFLLHVRRKIENKLPMKPNLFLTLINDIKIEFVLSFESLCIGNSTLKRKYKNQLCHNIDVIVLKAYKENIAFSCFTFFNIIEKKISKLQIYNKINKRQYDHFEQLRSDMENINDGSIDNLIYNEILSIKKEEIFTHFIKTYYSGFASKRGSSFPRVEEDSEGETTHAYRAGGYTKAMKRGNSNSDSTVDPGQGSSRRSVSQRSVSQRSVNQRSVNQRSVSGLLSVNGLLNSGLDISRMHTSASSTLLRRGSRRHSEKAAPRGGSDSSSGYHSPICGAAKELKGNKYKSAEHSLRGKDSSHEVSDGSHHQKGGSKDTTDDKRRKHYTEDEAKGKKPPRKSLHKFKSDVALQNERRVKVTQELQLEEGNISKKCHSVDYRKALPGHVHQKGRSESNSGEASPQAEVSSKLEVSPQLEASPPMEASPQLQPNELRSRKSNAKKKISFTEESAPSASRSEPRAEMGEHGKGSDYGKGSGNGKGSGNGKGSGNGKGSGNGNGSDYGRDYSHDSVHDSESNITFVRKKTSTASLHGQEKIQFVERAPRGDLAGRHSLDSEGKKKSSA, encoded by the coding sequence ATGGGCACGACGAACAACTTGAAGGAGGTGCACAGCGCAAGCGGAGCGGGCTACATAAACAAGCACCAAGTGGAGAAGCATGGCAGCGTTCCCAGTCTGGAGGGAACCAAAAGGGAGTACCTCCCAATTGGCAACCCTAACATGGAGGTGTTTCATTCGCTGAACTTTCAAAATGATATGTACATGGGTCCAGGGGAGGGGGACGCGCTCGGGGGACTCGGTATGGTGAAGGAGAGGGTGGTCTTTCGTTCCGGCGCGGGGGTGGACCCCCCTACGGGCGAACTTCCCCTTACGAATGGTAGCAGCAGTGGAAACCTCTATGACAGCCGCGACGGGGACCCCCCGCACACGGTAGACGCCCTCTTCAGTGCCAACAAatataaagttaaaaaaatcaaagaGACGCACAGCATCAGCTCGGACTacaagcagaagaaaaaCTTAACGAGCATCCTTccgtttgaaaaaattatggaagAATACGAAATACAGAGTTTGTACCCCCAAAGCAAAGTGAAAGATTTGTATAATCACCAGAATGTGTATGAGGAGAAGGGGAGGCACAATTTGACGTCGCTCAGTGGGCACCTTGCTAACGGTACGATGAGAAAGGAGCTCAGCGTGGAATCTTCAGAGGGGACTTCTCCCTATTTGTCTAAAGGGAGTACTTTAATGTACGGTGCGCAGTACACCTGCGGGGCGAGTGTCGACTCGAGTAGTTTTGGCGGTGTGAACAGGGCAGAGGAGAGGCACACCTCGGCGGGAAGCTGCGGGCAGACCGGTCCACTTGGCCACGCGGCAAGCGGGATGAGCCACGCAGCAAACATGATGGGCCAGGGCGCGCCCCTCCAAGTGGAGCCCAACAAACAGGTCCAAAATGCGAAAGCAAAGGAGACGGAGGAAGCCAACGCGGAGGCCCTCCCTCACGACAACTGTGAACAGACGGAGCAGTGCACCCAAAACAACCTACTCGAAATGTACGACTataagcaaaacaaaaaagttatttacTACGCGGTGAAGAATCACTACGACCCCACCAAGGAGATGCTCAAAAAggagagggaaaagggaaaggggaaCTACCCACCGGGTCGAAACCAGGTGTACCAAAGTGACATATACGATTACTTGCTGCAccattatgaaaaaaattacaaacacATTTTTGGCAGTAGATGTACAGATCAGGCAGCTTTTAAGGGAGAGCCGAAAGAGTTCCTAGCGAGAGAGGCAAACCCACATGGGGGCTCAGCTGATGGAAACAAGGGTGGAGACACCAATGGGACTTACATCGCAGGGGGGGTACTTAACACGAACGATTATCATAACGGTGGTGATGTGGGTAACTCGAAAGGGAGAAGTGGGAATGCCACTCAGCGTAGCGGTGGAGAGGGAAATCAAGGCAACGTAGTGGAAGGGGCAATGGCGGATGGACCTAGGGGAACCCACCTTTATCCTAAGAGCAGCTACAGTCGCGGGGTGAACGACGTGAACGACGTGGAGGAGGTGACGCCCCTAAATGGAAGGGAAGGCAACGCCTACCAGACCAGCGCCGAAATCTCCAACCTGTGTGATGAGGACGCCATGGATTTGTATAAACACATCGGCGAGGTGTACACCCCGAGGCCGAAGCTGTTTGTGTATGCTGTGAAGGATGACgcggagggggaaaggcGGCCCATGGAGGGAAGTCCCATGGAGGGAAGTCCCATCGAGGGAAGCCCCATCGAGGGAAGCCCCATCGAGGGAAGCCCCATCGAGGGAAGCCCCATCGATGAGGTTCCGCCCAGAGGGGACACCCCCCCAGGTgattttcccctccaaataaataaagaaatgaagaaaatattcaaaCGGATGGAGCATAAAAACACAGTCGTGATAAGCAACGTGGGGGTGAAGACAGGGTCGTCCACCTTCTCCAACCACATCTTAAACAGCGGCCAGGAGCGGGGCTTCCCCGGAGGAGCGGCCGGCCAGAGCAACTGCGTCTACGCCCACGTGATGGCTAGCCCGAACAAGGTAAGCTACGTTTATTTGGACTTCGACAAGTTGGCgctcgggggggggagaggcaagggggggggtgatAGAAGGAAGAGCGGCGATGGAATGAGAGGCGGCGATAGAGCGAAAGGCGGTGATAGAACGAAAGGCGGTGATAGAACGAAAGGCGGCGATAGAGAGAAAAGCGGCGATGACAGAGTCAAACGGGGCGATGGAACCAAACGGGGCCTTAGCGCCAAACTCAGCGGCAGAAGCGGGAGCGCCGGGCGGGGCAGCCGCGCGGACGGGGACCCCCCCGGCGAGGTGAACAAACTGGTGGCCCTTTCGTTTTACCTCTCAAACATCGTCATCTTTCACATCAACAGCGAGAGCTGCTCGAAGGCGTTCGGCCTGCTGGCGCAGTACTACGACGTGGTGAGGCACATTCGGGAGCGcgcgcagcgggggggaaagggcGGTAGCAAGGGCAGTAGCAAAGGTGGAAGCCACGGCCAAGGCGGCGCATCTCCTGGAGATCCCCCCCAGTCGGGTagcgagggggagaagtttGGTGAGGACAACTACGAAGGAGGCAACTTCGAGCGAGACAACTTCGAAGGAGACAACCTCGAGGAGGACAGCTTCCAGGAGGACCACCTCACCCCCCCGCACTTCCTGTTCGTGCTGCGGGACGCAACCCTGGGGAGGGAACCCGGGGCGGCGGAGCCGAAGAGAGTGCCCCCGAAGATGCCGCGAAGTAGCCCCGCTAACCCCCTCCCCACGGGAGACGAACCAAGCACACGAGCGCAGCAACTGCTGGAGGAGCTAATCGAAGGAGTGAAAAACCCAGTGGTGcagaaaaaggtaaaatattttctaaattttttggagaaaaaaagtcTCTTCCATTTACCCCCCCCGAAAGAGAAGAACAAAGAGGAATACGCAAGACAGATGAAgaaaatcaaaaaggaaatttttataaatggaaaaaatgtagaaaacaTGTACAGCAATGGAGGGACATACGTGTATAAATACCTGAACATGTTAAGGTACACCATCAATAGGAACATTTTCTACAGTCcaaattatttgaaaaaaaaaatggaaagttGCGAGTGCAAAACGCTGTACAAAGTCTTGACGGATAATTTCCTCCTGCATGTCAGacgaaaaatagaaaataaactCCCCATGAAACCGAACCTATTCCTAACCCTAATAAACGACATAAAAATCGAATTTGTGCTTAGCTTTGAGAGTCTCTGCATAGGGAATTCCACCCTCAAgaggaaatataaaaaccaGCTCTGCCACAACATCGACGTGATTGTATTGAAAGCGTACAAAGAAAATATTGCCTTCAGCtgcttcaccttcttcaacataatagaaaaaaaaattagcaaattgcaaatttataataaaattaacaaaaggCAATACGATCACTTTGAGCAACTGAGAAGCGatatggaaaatataaatgatggATCCATAGACAATCTTATATACAACGAAATTCttagcataaaaaaggaggaaatatTTACCCATTTTATTAAGACGTATTATAGCGGGTTCGCTTCAAAGAGGGGCTCTTCCTTCCCTCGCGTTGAGGAGGATAGTGAGGGGGAGACTACACATGCTTATCGGGCTGGAGGATACACCAAGGCGATGAAGAGGGGCAACTCCAACTCCGACTCGACTGTAGACCCGGGCCAGGGAAGCAGCCGGCGAAGCGTCAGTCAGCGAAGTGTCAGTCAGCGAAGCGTCAACCAGCGAAGCGTCAACCAGCGAAGCGTCAGTGGGCTGCTTAGCGTCAATGGGCTGCTCAACAGCGGGCTGGACATCTCGCGAATGCATACCAGCGCATCCTCCACTTTGCTGCGCCGGGGAAGCCGCCGCCACAGCGAGAAGGCAGCCCCCAGGGGAGGGAGCGACTCCTCCAGTGGTTATcactcccccatttgtggtGCAGCCAAGGAGCTAAAGGGGAATAAATACAAATCGGCTGAACATTCACTTAGGGGAAAGGACTCCTCACACGAAGTCTCAGACGGGAGTCACCACCAGAAAGGAGGTTCAAAGGATACCACCGATGATAAGCGGAGGAAACACTACACAGAGGACgaagcgaaggggaagaaacccCCCAGGAAGTCTCTCCACAAATTCAAGTCCGACGTAGCATTGCAAAACGAGCGACGGGTAAAAGTTACCCAAGAGCTCCAACTGGAGGAGGGTAACATCTCAAAGAAGTGCCACAGTGTTGATTATAGGAAGGCACTTCCGGGGCACGttcaccaaaaggggaggagcgAATCGAACTCGGGAGAGGCGTCTCCCCAAGCAGAAGTGTCTTCCAAGCTGGAGGTCTCTCCCCAACTGGAGGCTTCTCCCCCAATGGAGGCGTCTCCCCAACTGCAACCGAACGAATTGAGAAGCAGGAAGAGCAACGCCAAAAAGAAGATAAGCTTCACCGAGGAGAGCGCGCCCAGCGCGAGTCGAAGCGAGCCGAGGGCCGAAATGGGCGAACACGGCAAGGGAAGCGACTACGGAAAGGGAAGCGGTAACGGAAAGGGAAGCGGTAACGGAAAGGGAAGCGGTAACGGAAAGGGAAGCGGTAACGGTAACGGAAGCGACTACGGAAGGGACTATTCACACGACAGCGTACACGATAGCGAGAGCAACATCACCTTCGTCAGGAAGAAAACCTCCACCGCGTCCCTGCACGGCCAGGAGAAAATACAGTTCGTCGAGAGGGCGCCGCGTGGGGACCTCGCAGGGCGCCACTCGCTCGACTCTGagggaaagaagaagagtAGCGCTTAG
- a CDS encoding AAA family ATPase, putative (encoded by transcript PVX_000850A) has translation MKNLGGAIWEEVLYNEMREAERKCLQDMMLNDIWGDGESSQDEARNRGEVNPNDFIFTNVHSNIFEHYSDHETYNEVIDLLRRTDVVDNVGSKLEGNPNFVSGVQAVDIKNFMNFDPVFVKVYHERGAAQGGDTTGEAATREATMREATTREATVEEEGDRENYPGEGVEPRKAGKEKNDRASADFSDDDIYTPKALKRKREKGEKTEKGEKPEKAKQNTPNQRGLRKDSPGEASEESSTVSVRKIKHKRKGHMSDGNSGDSSPPSARRSTQKGKKKSGMTPTDRVNQTEESYSPIKTKHKEAFSNAFDILIKRKNEKNEEAIKAFNDINLKKRRNRNAAKSAESYSNEESYTNEYRLGSRVDRANDKREERRKSHKKNTDDSKDGYEDIPEKYQHLIDQGLEVNILRYALSMKMSSNEHVKETDIIGLYNIKKIIKDKIVNVILRPDLFTGLNRAAKGILLFGPPGTGKTMIAKWVASHCRCSFYNVSTSSLFSKYIGETEKIVTCLFKCAEVDNPSILFFDEIDSILGMRKKDEDDTTIRIKNQLLQMIDGINTKKDVVIVIIGATNRPDMIDDAALRRFNKRVYIPLPDLQARKEQIRYIITKHTHSGFQMTENELDSISHKLHNWNGSDIYHLCTKCYEFVYDDAVEQYNGIENIPNTSIFRAIRYDDFIKAMAQVNTSYKCVFDYDEWSRKHGSL, from the coding sequence ATGAAAAATTTAGGAGGAGCCATCTGGGAGGAAGTCCTCTACAATGAAATGCGCGAGGCGGAGAGGAAGTGCCTGCAGGATATGATGTTAAATGACATATGGGGGGATGGAGAATCAAGCCAAGATGAAGCTCGCAACAGGGGAGAAGTCAACCCAAATGATTTCATATTTACGAATGTACACAGCAATATTTTCGAGCATTATTCGGACCATGAGACGTATAACGAGGTGATAGATTTGCTGAGGAGGACAGATGTGGTAGACAATGTGGGGAGCAAACTTGAGGGGAACCCCAATTTCGTCAGCGGTGTGCAGGCGGTGGATATAAAGAACTTCATGAACTTTGACCCTGTGTTTGTTAAGGTGTACCACGAGAGGGGGGCAGCGCAGGGGGGAGACACCACAGGGGAGGCGGCTACAAGAGAGGCTACCATGCGAGAGGCCACCACGCGGGAAGCCACAGTAGAGGAAGAGGGCGACAGAGAGAACTACCCCGGGGAGGGAGTGGAGCCGAGGAAGGCcgggaaggagaagaacgaTCGGGCCAGCGCCGACTTCAGCGACGATGATATTTACACCCCCAAGGcgctgaagaggaaaagggagaagggggagaagacgGAGAAGGGAGAGAAGCCGGAGAAGGCGAAGCAGAATACCCCAAACCAGCGCGGCCTCCGAAAGGACTCCCCGGGGGAGGCCAGCGAGGAAAGCTCCACCGTGTCGGTGCGGAAAATCAAGCACAAGCGGAAAGGCCACATGTCCGACGGCAACAGTGGCGACAGCTCCCCCCCATCGGCGAGGAGGAGCAcacagaaggggaagaagaaaagcggCATGACCCCCACGGACAGGGTGAACCAAACGGAGGAGTCCTACTCCCCCATCAAAACTAAGCATAAGGAGGCCTTCTCCAATGCATTCGACATACTTatcaaacgaaaaaacgaaaagaatgAAGAAGCCATCAAAGCATTTAATGatattaatttaaagaaaagaCGAAATAGGAACGCCGCCAAAAGTGCAGAAAGTTATAGCAATGAGGAGTCCTACACAAACGAGTACCGACTGGGAAGTCGAGTGGACCGGGCAAAtgacaaaagggaggaaaggaggaagagtCATAAGAAAAATACGGATGACTCGAAGGATGGGTATGAGGACATCCCAGAGAAGTACCAACATCTGATCGACCAAGGATTAGAGGTTAACATTTTGCGCTATGCCTTAAGCATGAAAATGAGTTCAAATGAACATGTGAAAGAAACAGATATTATTGGGCTGTataatattaagaaaattataaaagacaaaattgtgaatgTTATTTTGAGGCCAGACTTATTTACAGGGCTAAATAGAGCTGCGAAAGGGATACTCCTTTTCGGCCCCCCAGGCACAGGCAAAACGATGATTGCCAAGTGGGTGGCCTCACACTGTAGATGCTCCTTCTACAACGTAAGTACCTCTTCCCTCTTCAGCAAATACATTGGAGAGAcggaaaaaattgttactTGCCTGTTCAAATGTGCAGAGGTGGATAACCCCTCTATTCTCTTTTTCGACGAAATAGACTCCATCCTGGGGATGCGTAAAAAGGATGAAGACGATACCACCATACGGATTAAAAACCAGTTGCTACAAATGATTGATGGTATTAATACCAAGAAGGACGTCGTGATTGTGATTATCGGGGCGACCAACCGACCCGACATGATCGACGATGCTGCGCTTAGGAGATTCAACAAGAGAGTGTATATCCCCCTGCCAGATTTACAAGCGAGGAAGGAGCAAATACGCTACATCATAACGAAGCACACGCACTCTGGCTTCCAAATGACTGAAAATGAGCTAGACTCAATTTCGCATAAATTGCACAACTGGAATGGGAGTGACATCTACCACCTCTGCACCAAGTGCTACGAGTTTGTCTACGACGATGCTGTGGAGCAGTACAATGGGATTGAGAATATTCCCAACACCTCCATTTTTAGGGCCATCCGCTACGACGACTTCATCAAGGCCATGGCCCAGGTGAATACCTCCTACAAGTGCGTCTTCGACTACGACGAGTGGAGTCGCAAGCACGGCTCCCTCTGA
- a CDS encoding hypothetical protein, conserved (encoded by transcript PVX_000845A) — MKEYENLEILKKKFSPLLFIFRKDEENELKKYTKKCTLVNAIKHYKGQTPKEYGTSVESRSNLHTKNKIMSYFERPLGVFTKFYDNPIVLERGQFFRTNNMNRNGGLTYRHNNNSVLNRTLLNSKYFPNILNNNIVRMANDEESDFGDLEEEYVVVKKVYTYVREFDSMYMYIF; from the coding sequence ATGAAGGAGTATGAAAATTTGGAAAttctgaagaaaaaattcagccccctgctttttattttccgaaAGGATGAGGAAAACGAATTGAAGAAGTACACAAAGAAATGCACCCTGGTGAATGCAATCAAACATTACAAGGGACAGACCCCCAAGGAATATGGCACCTCGGTGGAAAGTAGGTCCAATCTGCACacgaagaataaaataatgagtTACTTTGAAAGGCCTCTTGGTGTTTTCACcaaattttatgataatCCTATTGTATTGGAAAGGGGCCAATTTTTCAGaacaaataatatgaacCGGAATGGGGGACTCACCTACAGGCATAACAATAACAGCGTGTTGAATAGGACCCTCCTGAATTCGAAATACTTCcccaacattttaaataacaacATCGTTCGCATGGCAAATGATGAGGAATCTGATTTTGGGGACTTGGAGGAGGAGTACGTGGTGGTGAAGAAGGTGTACACCTACGTGCGCGAGTTCGAcagcatgtacatgtacatctTCTAG